One window from the genome of Oscillospiraceae bacterium encodes:
- a CDS encoding sulfite exporter TauE/SafE family protein has translation MKKLLSWASGAVAGLVAGLFGAGGGIFAVPMLEQAGFDQKHSHADTVALVLAVSVPGAILACVKEPNILPLALRYVGGTLAGGVAAAILLVKLPPKVIRVSFGILLLLSAIRLAVSS, from the coding sequence TTGAAAAAACTTTTGTCTTGGGCGTCAGGCGCGGTGGCCGGGCTGGTTGCCGGTCTATTCGGGGCCGGCGGCGGGATTTTCGCGGTTCCGATGCTCGAGCAAGCCGGGTTTGATCAAAAACATTCACACGCCGACACGGTTGCGCTGGTACTCGCCGTATCGGTTCCCGGTGCGATTTTAGCTTGTGTCAAAGAGCCGAATATCCTGCCGCTCGCGCTGCGGTATGTCGGCGGAACGCTCGCCGGCGGTGTCGCTGCGGCGATTTTATTAGTCAAACTGCCTCCGAAAGTGATCCGCGTCTCATTCGGCATTTTATTGCTGCTCTCGGCGATCCGGTTGGCGGTGAGTTCGTGA